A genomic segment from Pseudomonas sp. S09G 359 encodes:
- a CDS encoding carbohydrate porin, with translation MEFKPLRALPHGSATALLLCLCATSGTASADAFGAESPWMTGDWGGLRTDLLKLGVDIKMGYLGETATSLLGGYSRHEHPTRYSDQFNLGADIDLQKFMGWEDALFSVAVSNRNGKELGEKTDDPRARGMGSTQEINGRGSVTRLGELWLSKGWLNDRINLKAGRFAVSDEFAAEDCVFQNLAFCGSQPGNYVDSIYNGPISQWAARLRYRLSDEVYAQVGAFNVNPSNLENGNGFKLNTAGTRGTLVPVELVWTPRVNDLPGEYRIGYFRSTADGTDLYKDDASQPAALTGNDYRSVSSRHGYWWVGKQQVTSVDGDPSRGMTLTASVSFYDRATTPVDSYQKISALYKGPFDARPKDALGFGVARVHASSHLLRNAQTANQASGLGYDATGYVPEQHSMYVAELNYRVQATRWLSAMPNLQYIKHPDGVREVPNSLVFGMEVQTLF, from the coding sequence ATGGAATTCAAGCCTCTCCGCGCACTGCCACACGGATCTGCCACCGCCCTGCTGCTCTGCCTCTGTGCCACCAGTGGCACAGCCAGCGCCGACGCCTTTGGCGCCGAATCCCCCTGGATGACCGGCGACTGGGGCGGCCTGCGTACCGACCTGCTCAAGCTGGGCGTCGATATCAAGATGGGCTACCTCGGTGAAACCGCCACCAGCCTGCTCGGCGGCTACAGCCGCCACGAACACCCGACACGCTATTCGGACCAGTTCAACCTTGGCGCCGATATCGACCTGCAAAAGTTCATGGGTTGGGAAGACGCGCTCTTCAGCGTGGCGGTCTCCAACCGCAACGGGAAGGAACTCGGTGAAAAGACCGACGACCCGAGGGCGCGCGGCATGGGGTCAACCCAGGAAATCAATGGTCGCGGCAGCGTCACACGCTTGGGTGAACTGTGGCTGAGCAAAGGTTGGCTCAACGATCGTATCAACCTCAAGGCCGGCCGCTTTGCGGTGAGCGACGAGTTTGCCGCCGAAGATTGCGTGTTCCAGAACCTGGCCTTCTGCGGTTCGCAGCCGGGCAACTACGTCGACAGCATCTACAACGGTCCCATCAGCCAATGGGCGGCACGCCTGCGCTATCGCTTGAGCGATGAGGTATATGCACAGGTCGGCGCGTTCAACGTCAACCCGTCCAACCTGGAAAACGGCAACGGATTCAAGCTCAACACCGCCGGTACCAGGGGCACGCTGGTGCCGGTGGAGTTGGTGTGGACACCCCGCGTCAACGACCTGCCGGGCGAATACCGCATCGGTTACTTTCGCAGCACGGCAGATGGCACAGACCTCTACAAAGATGACGCCAGCCAGCCCGCCGCGCTGACCGGCAACGACTACCGCAGCGTTTCAAGCCGCCACGGTTACTGGTGGGTGGGCAAGCAGCAGGTCACCTCGGTGGACGGCGACCCGTCGCGCGGCATGACCCTGACTGCCAGCGTATCGTTCTACGACCGCGCGACCACTCCCGTCGACAGCTACCAGAAAATCAGCGCACTCTACAAAGGCCCGTTTGATGCACGCCCCAAGGATGCCCTGGGTTTCGGCGTGGCCCGCGTGCATGCCAGCTCACACCTGCTGCGCAATGCGCAAACGGCCAATCAAGCCAGTGGCTTGGGCTATGACGCGACTGGCTACGTGCCAGAGCAACACAGCATGTACGTCGCAGAACTCAACTACCGCGTGCAAGCCACCCGCTGGCTGAGTGCGATGCCAAACCTGCAGTACATCAAGCACCCTGACGGCGTGCGCGAAGTGCCGAATTCGCTGGTGTTTGGCATGGAAGTGCAAACCCTGTTCTGA
- a CDS encoding LysR substrate-binding domain-containing protein: MTVALASTDYALRAVVVPFLSALRVQAPNIRIAVQPVDPQQLPGQLDSGAIDLALVTPDSTPPGLHSAALFDERYVCVMRADHPELRHEVLTLERFCALDHALVSPAGGAFEGVTDHALARIGRSRRVTVSVTSFLVLPEILRTSDLIAVVPRRLALHADGLVLREPPLDIPGFSKTVAWHERTHHDPVHTWLRSLLVDTCLALD; the protein is encoded by the coding sequence ATGACGGTTGCGCTGGCGTCCACCGACTACGCGTTGCGGGCGGTGGTGGTGCCTTTCCTGAGCGCACTGCGCGTACAGGCGCCGAATATCCGCATCGCGGTGCAACCCGTCGACCCGCAACAGCTGCCTGGCCAGTTGGACAGTGGGGCCATCGACTTGGCGCTGGTGACACCCGACAGCACCCCGCCCGGCCTGCATTCGGCGGCGCTGTTCGATGAGCGTTATGTGTGTGTGATGCGCGCCGATCACCCTGAATTACGGCATGAGGTACTGACCCTGGAGCGCTTTTGTGCGCTGGATCATGCGCTGGTCTCCCCCGCCGGTGGCGCCTTCGAAGGGGTAACCGATCACGCGCTCGCCCGTATCGGCCGATCACGGCGCGTGACGGTTTCGGTGACCAGCTTTCTGGTGCTACCGGAGATCCTGCGCACCAGCGACCTGATCGCCGTGGTACCCCGGCGCCTGGCGTTGCACGCCGATGGGCTGGTGTTGCGCGAACCGCCGCTGGACATTCCAGGTTTCAGCAAGACTGTGGCCTGGCATGAGCGCACCCATCACGACCCCGTTCACACTTGGTTACGCAGCCTGTTGGTGGACACCTGCCTGGCACTCGACTGA
- a CDS encoding polyketide cyclase, which produces MNEIIWPQDYLPGFTENFVSNEIIVAGLAAADIWPLLSHASQWPSYYANSANVRLHDGVGPELEDGMRFYFETFGFPVEAQCNEFVPPADGQPGRIAWHGWAGEGDTRLDVHHAWLIEDLSQGRVRVLTQETQKGKPAVELAMARPNPMINGHQDWLNGLVRATREASN; this is translated from the coding sequence ATGAACGAGATCATCTGGCCGCAAGACTACCTGCCAGGCTTCACCGAGAATTTTGTCTCCAATGAAATCATCGTCGCCGGCCTCGCCGCCGCGGATATCTGGCCGTTGTTGAGCCATGCGTCGCAATGGCCGAGCTACTACGCCAACTCGGCGAATGTGCGCTTGCATGACGGCGTGGGTCCTGAGCTAGAAGACGGTATGCGCTTCTACTTTGAAACCTTCGGGTTCCCGGTCGAAGCGCAGTGTAATGAATTCGTCCCCCCGGCGGACGGCCAGCCAGGTCGGATTGCCTGGCATGGTTGGGCGGGCGAGGGCGATACCCGCCTGGATGTTCATCATGCGTGGCTCATCGAGGACCTGTCGCAGGGGCGCGTACGCGTCCTCACCCAGGAAACCCAAAAGGGTAAGCCGGCAGTAGAACTGGCCATGGCTAGGCCCAACCCGATGATCAATGGCCATCAGGACTGGTTGAATGGGTTGGTCCGGGCTACACGTGAGGCGAGCAACTAA
- a CDS encoding LysR substrate-binding domain-containing protein — translation MKPEVPLKAIACFDAVMRTGSAALAAEQMFVTPGAVAQQIRKLEGWLGVSLFTRTVRKLNPTQEALAYWKQVQPALQTLENTSLALRHRQGQEVRLSLPPAFANSWFARRMPTLTRQHTQLKLHLSASTDLVDVNHDGVDLAVRHCDGKVQGLVAELLLADEVRVYCSPLYRERLQLRSLADLTRTTLLYTTSHAHWPAWLAQLGMADAQMASGLRFDQPELAIDAARRGQGVVLTSPWLVEEAVEQGQLEQVFEATLSVGKGYYLVHRASAPLRAPVEQLRQWLLQSALSCSPHV, via the coding sequence ATGAAACCTGAAGTCCCCCTCAAGGCCATCGCCTGCTTCGACGCAGTCATGCGCACCGGCAGTGCAGCCCTGGCTGCCGAGCAGATGTTTGTCACCCCGGGTGCCGTGGCGCAGCAGATCCGTAAGCTTGAGGGTTGGCTGGGCGTGTCGTTGTTCACTCGCACCGTGCGCAAGCTGAATCCTACTCAGGAAGCGTTGGCCTACTGGAAACAGGTGCAGCCCGCACTTCAGACGCTGGAGAACACCAGCCTTGCGCTGCGTCACCGGCAGGGCCAGGAAGTGCGCCTTAGCCTGCCACCCGCCTTTGCCAATTCGTGGTTCGCTCGGCGCATGCCGACACTCACTCGCCAGCACACTCAACTCAAGCTGCACCTGAGTGCGAGCACCGATCTGGTTGACGTCAACCACGATGGAGTTGACCTTGCCGTACGCCATTGCGATGGGAAGGTTCAAGGGTTGGTGGCCGAGTTGTTGCTGGCGGATGAGGTCCGGGTGTATTGCAGCCCGCTGTATCGCGAGCGCCTGCAGTTACGCTCGCTCGCCGACCTCACGCGCACGACGCTGCTGTACACCACGTCGCATGCGCACTGGCCCGCGTGGCTCGCACAGCTCGGTATGGCCGATGCACAAATGGCATCCGGCCTGCGTTTCGACCAGCCCGAACTCGCCATCGATGCGGCGCGGCGGGGTCAGGGAGTGGTGCTGACCAGTCCCTGGCTGGTCGAAGAGGCCGTGGAGCAGGGGCAACTGGAGCAGGTGTTCGAAGCAACCCTGTCCGTCGGCAAGGGTTACTATCTGGTTCACCGCGCTAGCGCGCCCTTGCGTGCACCCGTCGAGCAACTCCGGCAGTGGTTATTGCAATCGGCACTTAGTTGCTCGCCTCACGTGTAG
- a CDS encoding Lrp/AsnC family transcriptional regulator yields MDEIDRKIISELQKNGRLSVTELAERIGLSLSPCHRRVRALEESGVLMGYRAQLDPGALGLNFSAMVFVTLREGDKSAVHAFEAALMQIPQVIDAQRLFGEPDYLLHVITQDLPAFQRLYDESLSALPNVQRLTSTLVMKRVIQDRPLPV; encoded by the coding sequence ATGGATGAGATTGATCGCAAGATTATTTCTGAGTTGCAAAAAAACGGTCGTCTCTCGGTCACGGAATTGGCTGAACGGATAGGGCTTAGCCTGTCGCCGTGCCATCGTCGCGTGCGAGCGTTGGAAGAATCCGGGGTGTTGATGGGCTATCGCGCTCAATTGGACCCTGGAGCGCTGGGGCTCAATTTCTCTGCGATGGTGTTTGTCACCCTGCGCGAGGGCGACAAATCTGCTGTGCATGCGTTTGAAGCAGCGCTGATGCAGATCCCTCAGGTAATCGATGCTCAGCGGTTGTTCGGCGAGCCGGACTATCTGCTTCACGTCATTACCCAGGATCTGCCGGCTTTTCAGCGGCTGTACGACGAGAGCCTCTCAGCCTTGCCCAATGTGCAACGGCTGACCTCGACGCTCGTCATGAAGCGCGTCATTCAGGATCGGCCGCTGCCCGTGTGA
- a CDS encoding NAD(P)H-dependent oxidoreductase, which yields MNVLIVYAHPEPRSFNGALKDLASETLTAQGHKVQVSDLYALEWKAPLDGADITTPRVNTEFLNLPAEQEHMFIQGRPTFDVEQEQAKVLWCDLLIFQFPIWWFSMPAVLKGWVDRTMTRGFAYASGEKYDNGKFNGRKAMVCVTTGTAESLYQPDGIDGCMTHILWPIHNGIFRYLGFDVLPPYVAWMPGNVSEEQRIIYLQRYKQVLEVIDEVEPLFFHPREDYGDDQRLKAGVVARSGFQWNPRAGQGHDKAADDFT from the coding sequence ATGAATGTCCTGATTGTGTATGCCCACCCGGAACCTCGTTCCTTCAATGGTGCACTGAAAGACCTGGCGAGTGAAACCCTGACGGCCCAGGGACACAAGGTTCAAGTGAGTGATCTTTACGCACTGGAATGGAAGGCGCCCCTCGACGGCGCCGATATCACCACGCCGCGGGTGAACACAGAGTTTCTGAATCTCCCTGCTGAACAGGAGCACATGTTCATCCAAGGCCGCCCGACCTTTGATGTGGAACAGGAGCAGGCAAAGGTGCTTTGGTGTGATCTATTGATTTTCCAGTTCCCGATCTGGTGGTTCTCAATGCCAGCCGTGCTCAAAGGCTGGGTCGACCGCACCATGACCCGTGGCTTTGCGTACGCGTCCGGTGAGAAATACGACAACGGCAAGTTCAACGGCCGCAAAGCCATGGTCTGCGTCACCACCGGCACCGCCGAAAGCCTATATCAGCCCGATGGGATCGATGGCTGCATGACCCATATTCTCTGGCCGATCCACAACGGGATATTTCGCTACCTGGGGTTTGACGTGTTGCCACCCTACGTTGCCTGGATGCCGGGCAATGTGTCTGAGGAACAACGCATTATTTACCTGCAGAGGTACAAGCAGGTGCTCGAGGTTATTGATGAGGTTGAACCGCTGTTTTTTCACCCGCGTGAAGACTATGGCGACGATCAACGCCTGAAGGCGGGAGTGGTGGCCCGGTCGGGGTTCCAATGGAATCCACGCGCTGGGCAAGGTCACGACAAGGCCGCGGATGACTTCACCTGA
- a CDS encoding MaoC family dehydratase N-terminal domain-containing protein, whose amino-acid sequence MDYAAWIGKVQVSHDSLNHSHVKRVGWTLGRAAPSDSADLPLLWHWAFFHESVDSQELGVDGHPLTGDFLPETHGRKRMWAGSRLTFHRPLKIGVAALRRSSILSIEEKAGRSGSLLFVTVGHEYSQDGDLKVYEEQDIVYKAANGTVVGGEPLPEGDWQRSTRVHPALLFRYSAITFNAHRIHYDLHYVTEVEGYPGLVMHGPLVATLALQSLLEAHSGIVPRSFSFKGVRPLIAGEDLIVHGRLTSPGVAALWSGNTQGVGQVGEVRF is encoded by the coding sequence ATGGATTACGCAGCTTGGATTGGAAAAGTTCAGGTGAGTCATGACTCGCTGAATCACTCCCATGTAAAACGCGTCGGTTGGACCCTTGGTCGGGCGGCCCCGTCCGATAGCGCGGACCTGCCGTTGCTCTGGCACTGGGCCTTTTTTCACGAGTCCGTCGACAGCCAGGAGCTGGGCGTCGATGGCCACCCGCTGACGGGGGACTTTCTTCCCGAGACACACGGCCGCAAGCGGATGTGGGCAGGCAGTCGGCTGACGTTTCATCGTCCTTTGAAAATAGGTGTGGCGGCACTGCGCAGGTCCTCGATCCTCTCCATTGAGGAGAAGGCTGGGCGTAGCGGCAGCCTGCTATTTGTCACCGTTGGACACGAATATAGTCAGGATGGCGACCTTAAGGTCTACGAGGAGCAAGACATTGTCTACAAGGCGGCAAACGGCACCGTAGTTGGAGGGGAGCCCCTGCCGGAAGGTGATTGGCAACGATCTACGCGTGTGCACCCAGCCCTGCTGTTTCGTTATTCCGCAATTACGTTCAATGCCCACCGCATCCATTACGACCTGCACTACGTGACTGAGGTTGAAGGCTATCCTGGGCTGGTCATGCATGGTCCGCTTGTGGCAACGCTTGCCTTGCAAAGCCTGCTTGAAGCGCATTCGGGGATCGTTCCACGCAGCTTCAGTTTCAAGGGCGTCCGCCCATTAATTGCCGGGGAGGACCTGATTGTTCACGGGCGGCTGACATCGCCAGGTGTTGCCGCACTCTGGTCTGGCAATACCCAAGGGGTCGGTCAAGTGGGTGAAGTTAGGTTTTGA
- a CDS encoding cytochrome c codes for MKKLTKLAAVVAGCGILGAAGFIGFAIYGEHRTFAPVQADNSGPLQGQIKRGEYVAAMGDCMACHTVPGEPPYAGGYALETPFGIIKASNITSDTETGIGHWDLERFDKAVRHGIGSHGYLYPAMPYTAYAKMTDQDIADLWAYMGTVAPVKQKVVENELPFPYNQRVLLAGWNLLFFRDQPFTPVPGVTAIINRGDYLVNGPGHCAACHTAKNVLGGDVSDALHGGTLQGWHAPDLTGNHKVGLDQWTTDDIVSYLKTGASRQGVASGPMQEAVEYSTQHLTDPDLKAIAAYLQQLPASPARNTAAIAASDPQMVTGKRVMESQCNACHNTDGSGVRHMIPALSASAQVNAEDPANLLHVVLKGAEGPVTTGNPTGAGMPRFDWRLPDDNIAAVLTYIRNSWGNSAPRVTPDDVKHARTQLDAQPWLNH; via the coding sequence GTGAAAAAGCTCACCAAGCTCGCTGCGGTCGTTGCAGGCTGCGGCATCCTCGGCGCGGCCGGGTTTATCGGGTTTGCCATCTACGGCGAACACCGCACCTTTGCCCCCGTGCAGGCCGACAACAGCGGCCCTCTGCAAGGGCAGATAAAACGCGGTGAATATGTCGCCGCCATGGGCGACTGCATGGCCTGCCACACCGTACCGGGCGAGCCGCCGTACGCGGGTGGGTACGCGCTGGAAACGCCCTTCGGCATAATCAAGGCATCCAACATCACCAGCGACACCGAAACCGGCATCGGCCACTGGGACCTGGAGCGCTTCGACAAAGCGGTGCGCCACGGCATCGGTAGTCACGGTTATCTGTACCCGGCCATGCCGTACACCGCTTACGCCAAGATGACCGACCAGGACATCGCCGATCTGTGGGCGTACATGGGTACCGTCGCGCCGGTGAAGCAGAAGGTGGTGGAGAACGAACTGCCCTTTCCTTATAACCAGCGCGTGTTGCTGGCGGGATGGAACCTGCTGTTCTTTCGTGATCAGCCCTTTACGCCGGTGCCCGGGGTGACCGCCATCATCAACCGCGGCGACTACCTGGTCAACGGTCCCGGGCACTGCGCTGCCTGCCACACCGCCAAAAATGTCCTCGGTGGCGATGTCAGCGACGCGCTGCACGGCGGGACTTTGCAGGGCTGGCATGCGCCTGACCTGACCGGTAACCACAAGGTCGGCCTAGACCAGTGGACCACTGACGACATCGTCAGCTACCTGAAAACCGGCGCCAGCCGCCAGGGCGTGGCCTCCGGCCCAATGCAGGAAGCCGTGGAATATTCCACCCAACACCTGACCGATCCGGACCTCAAGGCCATTGCCGCCTACCTGCAGCAGTTGCCAGCCAGCCCAGCGCGCAACACAGCGGCTATCGCCGCAAGCGACCCGCAAATGGTTACCGGCAAGCGCGTGATGGAAAGCCAGTGCAACGCCTGCCACAACACCGATGGTTCAGGCGTGCGCCACATGATCCCCGCGCTGAGCGCCAGCGCCCAGGTAAACGCAGAAGACCCGGCCAACCTGCTGCACGTAGTTCTCAAGGGGGCCGAAGGCCCGGTCACCACAGGCAATCCGACTGGAGCCGGCATGCCGCGTTTCGACTGGCGCTTGCCGGACGACAACATCGCGGCGGTACTCACCTACATCCGCAACAGCTGGGGCAACAGCGCACCGCGCGTAACCCCGGACGATGTGAAACACGCGCGCACTCAACTCGATGCGCAGCCATGGTTGAACCATTAA
- the panB gene encoding 3-methyl-2-oxobutanoate hydroxymethyltransferase — translation MTDQPAPYGNAQSAPRIRIPHLKQMKVEGRKWAMLTAYDMYSAAIFEEAGIPVLLVGDSAANNVYGYESTLSVTVDELIPLVRAVSRSTQRALVIADLPFGAYQASAEQCFHTAVRFMKEAGAHAVKLEGGIEMLPQVEKLAQSGIPVMAHIGFTPQMEHQLGGYRVQGRGDDAQRLIDSAKAFEAAGAFALLIEMVPGEVGRAITEAVSIPTVGIGAGNQCDAQVLVWQDMAGLRNGRLPRFVKQYADLRSVLRTAASDFAREVQTGEFPGPEHTF, via the coding sequence ATGACTGATCAGCCTGCACCCTACGGCAACGCCCAATCGGCGCCGCGCATTCGTATCCCGCACTTGAAGCAGATGAAGGTCGAGGGTCGCAAATGGGCGATGCTCACCGCCTACGATATGTACAGCGCAGCGATTTTCGAGGAGGCCGGTATCCCGGTGCTGCTGGTGGGCGATTCAGCGGCCAATAATGTCTATGGCTACGAATCCACGCTCTCGGTGACCGTGGACGAACTGATTCCGCTGGTGCGCGCGGTCAGCCGCTCAACCCAGCGGGCGCTGGTGATTGCCGATCTGCCCTTCGGCGCCTACCAGGCGTCGGCCGAGCAATGTTTTCACACCGCCGTGCGCTTTATGAAAGAGGCCGGCGCGCATGCGGTCAAATTGGAGGGGGGAATCGAGATGCTGCCCCAGGTGGAGAAACTCGCACAGTCCGGTATTCCCGTCATGGCGCACATTGGTTTCACGCCCCAGATGGAGCATCAACTGGGTGGTTACCGGGTTCAGGGGCGCGGCGATGATGCGCAACGCCTGATCGACAGCGCCAAGGCATTCGAGGCGGCCGGGGCGTTTGCGTTATTGATCGAGATGGTGCCGGGAGAAGTGGGCCGTGCGATCACCGAAGCGGTGTCGATCCCCACTGTGGGCATTGGAGCGGGTAACCAATGCGACGCCCAGGTACTGGTGTGGCAGGACATGGCGGGGCTGCGCAACGGCCGCCTGCCGCGCTTTGTCAAACAATATGCGGACCTACGATCGGTACTCCGTACCGCCGCCAGTGACTTTGCGCGGGAGGTGCAGACCGGTGAGTTTCCGGGGCCTGAACATACGTTCTGA
- a CDS encoding LysE family translocator, producing the protein MTLSIFVAFWAVSILFVITPGADWAYAISAGLKGRVVLPAVGGLLSGHIIATLIVAGGVGTLVANHPLALSVLTVAGAGYLLWLGINMLAHPATPHADQIQVSDSWQRWAIKGLCVSGLNPKVFLLFLALLPQFTDSTATWPVPMQMVALGLVHTLSCAVIYLLVGYGSQTVLRARPVAARRVSRFSGAAMILIAIVLFIEQVLG; encoded by the coding sequence ATGACCTTGAGTATCTTCGTTGCATTCTGGGCCGTGTCGATTCTGTTTGTAATAACCCCTGGCGCGGATTGGGCCTATGCCATTTCGGCAGGGTTGAAAGGCCGCGTGGTACTGCCTGCCGTTGGTGGACTTCTGTCAGGGCATATCATCGCCACGCTGATCGTCGCCGGCGGCGTTGGTACGCTGGTGGCCAACCATCCTTTGGCGTTATCTGTGCTGACCGTTGCCGGTGCCGGCTACCTGCTGTGGCTGGGGATCAACATGCTTGCCCACCCTGCCACGCCCCACGCGGATCAGATCCAGGTATCGGATTCGTGGCAACGCTGGGCAATCAAGGGCCTATGTGTCAGTGGCTTGAACCCCAAAGTGTTCCTGCTATTCCTCGCACTGCTGCCGCAATTTACCGATAGCACGGCAACCTGGCCGGTGCCGATGCAGATGGTGGCGCTGGGGCTTGTGCATACGCTGAGCTGCGCAGTGATCTATCTGTTGGTCGGCTATGGCTCCCAAACCGTGCTGCGTGCCCGGCCCGTAGCGGCCCGGCGTGTCAGCCGTTTCTCCGGCGCGGCCATGATCCTAATCGCGATCGTGTTGTTCATCGAGCAAGTACTGGGTTAA
- a CDS encoding LysR family transcriptional regulator, producing MNSDIRHLDLNLLKALDALLDERSVTRAAERLSLTQPAVSGMLTRLRESFGDPATPGI from the coding sequence ATGAATTCTGATATCAGACACCTCGACCTCAACCTGCTCAAAGCCCTCGATGCCTTGTTGGATGAGCGCAGCGTCACCCGCGCCGCCGAGCGCTTGTCGCTGACCCAGCCCGCCGTCAGCGGAATGCTCACTCGTTTGCGCGAAAGTTTCGGCGACCCTGCAACCCCAGGCATTTGA
- a CDS encoding AMP-binding protein yields MCSAASAIDVPVAHSYVSGTPTYPLLGMTIGESFDQAVRKNPDGLALVMRSQGIRWTYAQLAEQVDRFACGLVSLGLNAGDRVGIWSPNNVEWVITQFATAKLGLILVCINPAYRPEELKYALKKVGCSALVTATQFKSSHYIEMLYQMAPAISTQTPGDLKLKDLPDLHTIIQINQLASPGFISFDSVSERGQFFSIPTVKLKFDDAINIQFTSGTTGSPKGATLSHHNILNNGYFCGQGMGLTAKDKLCIPVPFYHCFGLVLSNLACISHGAAMIIPSESFDALSVLEAIQAEHCTALHGVPTMFISILEHPDFHTFDLSSLRTGMMAGAPCPMDVMRRIISDLGMTEITFAYGMTETSPISFQTSRDDVLERRVSTVGSALPHIEAKVVDDVGNIVPRGVPGQICIRGYSVMLGYWGDAEKTSEVLDANGWMHTGDIATLDSNGYCNITGRIKDMVIRGGENIYPKEIEEFLSGHPAIGEVQVFGVPDSKFGEEICAWVRLKEDYTLDEEAVKIFCRGSIAHYKIPRYIRFVSAFPMTVSGKVQKFSMREVMINELGLSEIKTA; encoded by the coding sequence ATGTGTTCAGCCGCATCTGCAATCGATGTTCCTGTCGCTCACAGCTATGTCAGTGGCACCCCTACCTATCCCCTCTTGGGAATGACCATTGGCGAAAGCTTTGACCAAGCTGTCAGAAAAAATCCGGATGGCTTGGCGTTGGTCATGCGCTCCCAGGGCATCCGCTGGACCTACGCTCAGCTTGCCGAGCAGGTCGATCGGTTTGCCTGTGGCCTGGTCTCGCTGGGGCTCAATGCGGGAGACCGGGTCGGGATCTGGTCGCCAAACAACGTCGAGTGGGTCATCACTCAATTTGCCACGGCCAAATTAGGGTTGATATTGGTTTGTATCAATCCAGCCTATCGGCCTGAAGAGCTTAAATATGCATTAAAGAAAGTGGGCTGTAGTGCGTTAGTCACCGCAACTCAATTCAAGAGTAGCCATTATATTGAAATGCTGTATCAGATGGCGCCGGCCATAAGTACGCAAACACCAGGAGATTTGAAGCTAAAAGACCTGCCGGACCTGCACACCATCATTCAAATTAACCAGCTGGCCTCGCCAGGTTTTATAAGTTTTGACAGTGTCAGTGAGCGAGGTCAGTTTTTCTCAATTCCGACTGTAAAACTCAAGTTTGATGACGCGATCAATATCCAGTTCACCAGCGGCACTACCGGCTCACCAAAAGGGGCCACGTTGTCCCACCATAACATTCTTAATAACGGTTACTTCTGCGGCCAGGGAATGGGGCTCACGGCCAAAGACAAACTGTGCATTCCCGTACCGTTTTATCACTGCTTCGGCTTGGTACTGTCCAACCTGGCCTGCATCAGTCACGGTGCGGCGATGATTATACCGAGCGAATCATTTGATGCTCTTTCAGTCCTTGAGGCTATTCAAGCAGAACATTGCACAGCGTTACATGGTGTACCCACCATGTTCATCTCAATTCTGGAACATCCCGACTTCCATACATTCGACCTCAGTTCTCTGCGAACCGGGATGATGGCAGGCGCACCCTGCCCTATGGACGTAATGCGCAGAATCATTTCAGATCTAGGCATGACCGAAATCACCTTCGCCTATGGAATGACCGAAACCAGCCCGATAAGCTTCCAGACCAGCCGCGACGATGTTCTTGAGCGCCGCGTCTCCACGGTCGGCTCGGCATTACCACATATTGAGGCAAAGGTCGTCGATGACGTTGGTAACATCGTTCCCCGAGGCGTTCCCGGGCAGATCTGCATCCGAGGCTACTCAGTCATGTTGGGCTACTGGGGCGATGCCGAGAAGACGTCTGAAGTACTCGACGCCAATGGCTGGATGCACACCGGCGATATTGCTACGTTGGACAGTAACGGTTACTGCAACATCACGGGCCGAATCAAGGACATGGTGATACGCGGCGGAGAAAACATTTACCCCAAGGAAATTGAAGAGTTTCTATCCGGTCACCCAGCAATCGGTGAGGTTCAGGTATTTGGTGTGCCTGACTCTAAATTTGGTGAGGAGATATGTGCCTGGGTTCGCCTTAAAGAGGACTACACGCTGGATGAGGAGGCGGTCAAAATTTTTTGCCGTGGATCAATCGCACACTATAAGATCCCGCGGTACATTCGTTTTGTGTCTGCGTTCCCCATGACAGTAAGCGGCAAAGTTCAAAAGTTCAGCATGCGCGAGGTGATGATTAATGAACTGGGACTTAGCGAAATAAAAACCGCTTGA